The following is a genomic window from Paenibacillus sp. FSL R5-0766.
TCGACACGCCCACCGCTTAGCACCGTTCGTCCAGCAAGCCCGATTCGATGTCCCCCAGGTATGGTGATGAACCCTTTACGCAGTTCCTCTTCCAATGTATAAAGTGAATGGTTACTGATCAGGTCCAGCAACCTGTGCGTCACTTCTTTCTGAGGAACATACGCTTCTTCAGGATTCCCGGTCGGACAACCTTGAGGTGTCAGGAAGTGGTATGTGTTGCCTGCATTAATCTCCAGGGGTCTGCCTTCACGAATACGTACTTCCTCCACTTGTTCCAATAGAGCGGGTGGCATTCTTCCAAGAATGGTTCGGATCGGTTCCGGAAAAAGTTCCCTCCAGTTCACCTTCATGAGTAGGCTCCTCCAACCTTGAGATCATTTGGTTCACACTTCTGGCGCTTGTTCATATCTCAAGTTTATGCCTGTACATTTAATTTATGACGCTGAAATCTATCAATTCTTCAGAATACGGTTGAGAGTTGAAACCATAGATGCACCTTCTGTTCTAGGCACCCGTCTAGATGTGCATGCATATAGTAATTGCAGATAGGTAAGTTCCATTTCGGTTCAAAACAGAACTACCGATCCCCAGATACAGAAAGGAGTTGTGGGGAGTGCGAGTTGATGTCGTTGGCAATGTGAATGAAGTACGTACTATTGATATTGCAGGGCGAAGTGCAGTTGTCATTGATGTATTGTGTACGACCAGTACAATTGTTACGGCTCTGGCGTATGACGCTTCGGCTGTGATTGCCGTAGAGACCGTTCCACAAGCCAAACAAATGGAAGTGAAAGATTGCATTCGAGGCGGGGAGCGTTTTGACAAAAAAATCACCGGATTCGAGGCGGGTAACTCCCCCTATGAATATATGACTGAGGACATTGTAGATAAAACGATCATACTGACCACAACCGATGGAACCCGCGCCTTGATTAAAGCTTCCAGGGCGAAACATGTACTAGCTGGATCATTTCTCAATGTCAGGGCTGTCGCAGCAGTGCTCTGCCAACTTCAACGAGATGTATTGCTGTTATGTGCGGGGAATCAGGATGAATTTGCTCTGGAGGACGCCTTGTGTGCTGGATGTATCATCGACGAACTGCACCGTCAATCCTGTTCTCCCCTCCAACTTAACGATCTCGGCATAGTGCTTCATCAGGCGGTATCCCAATGTCAGGAGAGCATCCCGGAGTTGGTGCAGGGATCTGTTAGCGGGCGGAGGCTTGAAAAGTTAGGCAGAGTTCATGACATTTCATATTGTTCTCAATTAAACTTGCTGGATTGTGTTCCCGAGATGGGGGAGGGGAACCTCATGCAACCTTATAGAGGTATACGCGGCGGAAAGATGTTCAAGTTGATGTGAGAATTAATATGAGAACAACAAAAAAGGTGTACTGCTGCCTATTGGCAACAGTACACCTTTGCTAATTTACATACACAGAAAATACTTATCTGCGATCTTGAGGTCCACCGACAACGGCTTGCTCGGCAGTGTCGAGATCATATGCTGTATGCAATGCCTTAATGACGTCATGCAGCTTATCTCCGTCAATAACACAAGATACTTTGATCTCGGAAGTGCTCACCATCTTGATACTCACGCCTTCAGCGGAAATAACTTTGAACATCTTCGCAGCTACACCAGGATGACTGACCATGCCTGCGCCAACAATGGAGATTTTAACGAGGTTCTCCTCTGATGTGACTTCACGGTAAGGCAAACGGCTGTGAAGGCCTTCAATGACACGTAATGCGTTCTCACGATCAGACAGCGCCACAGAGAATGAGAAGTCTGCTTTGCCATCCATCACACCGCTCTGAACGATAATGTCCACATCCAGCTGATTGGATGCAAGCGCACCAAATACTTCGGCCAGAACTCCTGGTACATCCGGCACACCCAGAATACTGATGCGAGCCACGTTTTTGTCATAGGCAATACCACTAACCACTACGCCTTGTTCCATTGCTGCTTCCTCCTTCACAACCGTTCCTTCATTATGGTTAAAGCTGGATCTTACAATTAAAGGTACACCGGAATGCTTCGCGTACTCTACTGCACGCGGATGCAACACCGCTGCTCCCAAATTAGCGAGCTCCAGCATTTCGTCATACGATATTTCCTTCAGCTTGCGCGCAACCTTAACGATCCGCGGGTCCGTAGAATATATACCGTCTACATCCGTATAGATCTCACACGCATCAGCCTTAATTGCTGCCGCCAGCGCTACAGCAGTTGTATCCGAACCACCACGACCCAGCGTTGTGATCTCGCCGTCTTCCGTCATGCCCTGGAAGCCTGCAACAATAACAATGTTGCCCTCGGCAAGTGCTGCATTCACACGGTCAGGTTGAATATCATGAATACGTGCTTTTCCGTGAACCGGCTCTGTGCGGAATCCCGCTTGCCAGCCCGTGAACGATACTGCCTTACGTCCAAGCGCTTGAATAGCCATCGATAACAAAGAAATCGAAATCTGTTCTCCTGTCGTTAAGAGCATATCCATCTCACGAGCAGGAAGATCACTATTCAGTTGTTTTGCCTGATCAATCAAATCATCTGTTGTATCCCCCATGGCCGAAACCACGACTACACACCGATGTCCTTCATCAGCTTTTTCTACAACACGTCCGGCTACACGCTTCATGCGTTCTGTATCTCCGACCGAGCTGCCCCCAAATTTCATGACGTACAATGACAACGCAAATCCACTCCCTACCTTGTGCAGTATGCATAATTAATGTCCATCGTCATTATTCTCTACGAGAAATGACTTTAACCCAGTATATTACGAAAGCGCCTGATAGGCTAATCTTTTTTCGAAAAAACCCTCTGCCAAAGGAATGGCAAAGGGTTGTTAATAACCTTTTTTAGCTTACAAGCTGTGAAAGTTACGCACGGGAAGAGTATTTACCTTCACGTGTGTCAATCAGGAGAACGTCACCTTCGTTAATGAACAAAGGAACCTGTACGTTCAAGCCTGTTTCCACTTTTGCATTTTTGGTAGCGCCTTGTGCAGTGTTACCTTTAACACTTGGCTCAGTCTCGATGACTTTCAACTCAACGCTTGTTGGCAAGTCAATTCCGAGGATTTCACCTTGGTAGCTAACGATCTTAACGACCATGTTTTCTTTCAGGAAGTTCAATTCCCATTCCAGTTGATCACTAGTCAATGTGAACTGATCATAGGTTTCGTTATCCATGAACGTGTGCTCTGTACCGCTTGCATACAGGTAGGATACGCCACGGTTTTCGATGATGGCACGACCAATCGTTTCGCCTGCACGGAATGTTTTTTCAACGGTGTTACCATTACGCAGGTTTTTCAATTTGGAACGTACAAAGGCAGCACCTTTACCTGGTTTAACGTGTTGGAAATCAAGAACGGTATAGATATCGTTATCTACTTGCACGGTCAAGCCTGTTTTAAAATCGTTTACTGAAATCACAAAAAATCCCTCCTGATATGGTTAAAAAGTAGGTGATATAAGACGATGAGTTAATGTAAAAGGTGGGTTTATTCTGAATTGATGACCATGTGCGATGTGACCGTTACGGGTTCGGATCGTTCCTCCGATCGCTGTTGTCTCCTCATTTTCCCGATTAGATTTTAATAAGGTTTAAAATGAGGAGACAAAGGCGAGAGCTTCGCTTCTTCAGAATCGATTCCGCTCCCTTCACTACTTTTGCAATGGTCCATAACAATCAGCAATAACCTGTACCTTTATATTAAAAATCGTCTTATATCCCTGTGGCTGTAATTTAGCCGATTACGGTGAACTTCTTGTCCGACTTCGTGAGAATATGAATACCCGTCTCGGTAATCACTACGTCATCCTCGATACGCACGCCGCCAAGCCCGTCAATATATATACCCGGTTCAACGGTAACAACCATACCCGGTTTCAATACATCGTCGCTAAGCTTGGACAAGCGAGGAGCTTCGTGAACTTCCATACCCAGACCGTGGCCTGTGCTGTGTCCGAATTGATCTCCATATCCGTGACCTGCAATGATATCACGAGCCAATGCATCTGCTTCCCGTCCGGTCATGCCCGGTTTCAGGTTCTCCAGCGTATGTAACTGAGCTTCCAGTACAATGTCATAAATTTTGCGCAGTTCAGGTACAGGTGTACCTGTTGCAATGGTACGTGTCAGATCTGAACAGTATCCGTCCAAAAGTGCACCAAAGTCAAATGTAATTAACTCATTCTGTCCGATGACCTTGCTGCTCGCTACACCGTGAGGCATAGCAGAACGTTCACCCGAAGCTACAATGGTGTCAAACGAAGAGGACGTTGCTCCATGTTTGCGCATGAAAAACTCCATCTCCAGATCCACTTCACGCTCCGTCATACCTTGTTTTGCAAACTGCAAAACGTGGCTGAACGTGGCATCCGCCAGATCTGCTGCTCTCTGCATGACCGCGATCTCATCTTCATCCTTGAACATACGAAGTTGTTCCACGATCCCGGATACAGCTTTCAGTTCGATAGATTGAAGTGCTTCAGCATAAGCGGAATGCGTGCCAAATGTAACACTATCCTGCTCGAAGCCCACTTCTTTGATATTCGCGGATGCCAGTAGTTCACGCACTGTATCCATCGGCTTGGCTCCATGCTCCACAACGGTGAATCCTTTGGCTTGTTGAGGCGCTTGTGACATATAACGGAAATCAGTCAGCAGATATGCATCCTGTTCCGTAATCAGCACATATCCCGCCGAGCCTGTAAAACCCGTCATATAACGACGGTTAATCGGGTTTGTAATCAGCATTGCAGTGAGTTCATGCTCACGCATGGCTTCACGCAACTTATTTACTCGTTTGTTTTCCATCGGTAACCCTTCTTTCTCTCACATTCCCGGGTTCCCGGCTCAGGTTTGTTTGTCCAGATGACGCACAAGAGCCAGCAATCCCAGTTCATAGCTTACTTCGCCAAATCCGGCAATCTGCCCGATTGTTTCCGCTGCAATCACTGAATGATGTCTGAACGCTTCGCGTGCATGAATGTTGGATAGATGTACTTCCACCGTAGGGACTTTTACAGCATTGATTGCATCACGTATAGCATAGCTATAATGGGTAAATGCTCCGGCATTCAGTATGATTCCGTCTGCCTCACCCATCGCTGCATGAATGCGGTCAATGATGTCTCCTTCATGGTTCGATTGATAAAAAGCGATGGAGACGCCAAGTTCATCAGCCTGTCTGCGAATTTTGTCTTCAATATCCTTCAGACTAAGCGTTCCATAGATGCCCGGTTCACGTACACCAAGCATGTTCAGGTTCGGACCATTGATCACAATAATTCGTTTCATCGCTTCTCCACCCTCTCTGCAAATAACCATCTGCTATTTTAACACAGCCATTGCCGGATTGAGAAGCTTTTTTGCGCTATGCCCCCGCTTGCTCCGGCTCACGTTTGCGTTCGTCCGTGTACTCCATGGCTACCGTGTAACCAATGAACAGCCCCCATAACAAAAAGAAACAGAGTTCCGTGATGATTGAATCCCACGTTAAACCGTTCAAAGGCTTCATCATCCCGAGTTTCGGTCCTACCAGTATAAAGAGAATCAGCCACCAGACAATTCCATACACCATGCCGGGTACCGGCCCTTTTAATTTTCTAATCGTGAACGTGTAGAGCAAGGAAGCCAAGATGGAAAAAACGATAAAAAACAACCAGCCTGTCAAATGTCCAGCTGCGGTATATATATATTCATGTTTGAAAAAAGGCTCGGCCAGAAATCCGACAGGTACAATCGTAAAATGCAGCAGATAGAATAGCCAATGCAGCCCGCCCCAGATAAAACCGGCAAAGAAGCCAAGCTCTAACGCAAAGGGAAATGGCTTCGTGTAGTAGTGAGCTTGACCTTGCCTCTGGGTAGGGCGCCTGCCTCTGTCTTTTTGCTGCCGTTCTTTCGAACGTTGGCCTTCATCTCGCGATGTATCTTCATGCGTACGCTCTGTCATCAATATTCTCCTTCATTCAGTTGATAATCCCGCATTATGCCTCGAATTTCCGCTCCGATTCTACGAGGTAGTATGTTCAAAACAGGACAATCTTAACAACATCCTTCAAGGTTTGACTCACAAACTAGAAATTGCGCTTAAAATTCGATACAATAGGGTTATTAAACTGCCTTTGATCGCGAAGGCCTAGAACAGAATAGGAAGGTGAATAATTTGCCTCAACAATCCAAGCCTGTCAGCTATGGGGGGCAAGCTGTCATTGAAGGCGTAATGTTCGGTGGGAAACATGTCAACGTTACAGCTGTTCGTAGAAAAGACGGCGAAATTACGTATCTGGAAGTTCCCAAGCAAGACAAGTCCTGGGTCACGAAATTGCGGCGGATTCCTTTATTACGCGGAATTGTCAGCATTATAGATTCAAGTGTTAAAGGTAGCAGACATCTTAATTATTCTGCTGACGCTTATGCTGATGATGAACTGGAACCGG
Proteins encoded in this region:
- the efp gene encoding elongation factor P — its product is MISVNDFKTGLTVQVDNDIYTVLDFQHVKPGKGAAFVRSKLKNLRNGNTVEKTFRAGETIGRAIIENRGVSYLYASGTEHTFMDNETYDQFTLTSDQLEWELNFLKENMVVKIVSYQGEILGIDLPTSVELKVIETEPSVKGNTAQGATKNAKVETGLNVQVPLFINEGDVLLIDTREGKYSSRA
- a CDS encoding Xaa-Pro peptidase family protein; protein product: MENKRVNKLREAMREHELTAMLITNPINRRYMTGFTGSAGYVLITEQDAYLLTDFRYMSQAPQQAKGFTVVEHGAKPMDTVRELLASANIKEVGFEQDSVTFGTHSAYAEALQSIELKAVSGIVEQLRMFKDEDEIAVMQRAADLADATFSHVLQFAKQGMTEREVDLEMEFFMRKHGATSSSFDTIVASGERSAMPHGVASSKVIGQNELITFDFGALLDGYCSDLTRTIATGTPVPELRKIYDIVLEAQLHTLENLKPGMTGREADALARDIIAGHGYGDQFGHSTGHGLGMEVHEAPRLSKLSDDVLKPGMVVTVEPGIYIDGLGGVRIEDDVVITETGIHILTKSDKKFTVIG
- a CDS encoding YqhR family membrane protein — its product is MTERTHEDTSRDEGQRSKERQQKDRGRRPTQRQGQAHYYTKPFPFALELGFFAGFIWGGLHWLFYLLHFTIVPVGFLAEPFFKHEYIYTAAGHLTGWLFFIVFSILASLLYTFTIRKLKGPVPGMVYGIVWWLILFILVGPKLGMMKPLNGLTWDSIITELCFFLLWGLFIGYTVAMEYTDERKREPEQAGA
- a CDS encoding aspartate kinase, which translates into the protein MSLYVMKFGGSSVGDTERMKRVAGRVVEKADEGHRCVVVVSAMGDTTDDLIDQAKQLNSDLPAREMDMLLTTGEQISISLLSMAIQALGRKAVSFTGWQAGFRTEPVHGKARIHDIQPDRVNAALAEGNIVIVAGFQGMTEDGEITTLGRGGSDTTAVALAAAIKADACEIYTDVDGIYSTDPRIVKVARKLKEISYDEMLELANLGAAVLHPRAVEYAKHSGVPLIVRSSFNHNEGTVVKEEAAMEQGVVVSGIAYDKNVARISILGVPDVPGVLAEVFGALASNQLDVDIIVQSGVMDGKADFSFSVALSDRENALRVIEGLHSRLPYREVTSEENLVKISIVGAGMVSHPGVAAKMFKVISAEGVSIKMVSTSEIKVSCVIDGDKLHDVIKALHTAYDLDTAEQAVVGGPQDRR
- a CDS encoding 2-phosphosulfolactate phosphatase, with the protein product MRVDVVGNVNEVRTIDIAGRSAVVIDVLCTTSTIVTALAYDASAVIAVETVPQAKQMEVKDCIRGGERFDKKITGFEAGNSPYEYMTEDIVDKTIILTTTDGTRALIKASRAKHVLAGSFLNVRAVAAVLCQLQRDVLLLCAGNQDEFALEDALCAGCIIDELHRQSCSPLQLNDLGIVLHQAVSQCQESIPELVQGSVSGRRLEKLGRVHDISYCSQLNLLDCVPEMGEGNLMQPYRGIRGGKMFKLM
- the aroQ gene encoding type II 3-dehydroquinate dehydratase, whose product is MKRIIVINGPNLNMLGVREPGIYGTLSLKDIEDKIRRQADELGVSIAFYQSNHEGDIIDRIHAAMGEADGIILNAGAFTHYSYAIRDAINAVKVPTVEVHLSNIHAREAFRHHSVIAAETIGQIAGFGEVSYELGLLALVRHLDKQT